From a single Nostoc edaphicum CCNP1411 genomic region:
- a CDS encoding ABC transporter substrate-binding protein yields MKIILFPSKISHYSRRVIASVWQMLLLGIVLSSFLVFLSGCQGITQKDDGVIHLTLWQAINPPANRDVFEKLVDKFNQTYPDVKVESVFLAQPHLPKILTAVVGNAPPDILAFYPQITGQLADLRAIIPLEDWLEKLPIKSEISPNLLEELQLDGHLWSAPLYTSNIGIFYRPKLFEAAGITQTPKTWEELREVAKKLTIDRNGDNRPEQYGIVLPLGKGEWTVFSWFPFLLSGGGEVLKNKQPDLTNPGALKALQFWQQLLTDGSAMLSSPERGYEEDAFIAGRVAMQITGPWTYITKSTVDYDAFPIPENVAQATVTGGGNMYVMKTTPAREQAALKFLAYVLSEEFQKEWSIGTGFLPVNLKAAQSEAYQQFINQKPWLKVFMEQIPLAGARPIIAGYSRLSDSLGRAIEATLLGESPEKALKIAQERLETIWDSN; encoded by the coding sequence ATGAAGATAATCCTTTTTCCATCCAAAATCAGCCATTATTCTCGCCGGGTCATTGCTTCTGTTTGGCAGATGTTACTTCTAGGGATTGTCCTAAGTTCGTTTCTTGTATTTTTATCTGGTTGTCAGGGAATAACACAGAAGGATGATGGAGTAATTCATTTGACTCTTTGGCAAGCAATCAATCCTCCTGCTAATCGGGATGTGTTTGAAAAACTGGTAGACAAATTTAATCAGACTTATCCTGATGTAAAGGTAGAATCTGTCTTTTTAGCTCAACCCCATTTGCCGAAAATATTAACAGCAGTTGTGGGTAATGCGCCTCCAGATATCCTGGCATTCTATCCACAAATTACAGGTCAGTTAGCAGATTTAAGGGCAATTATACCTTTAGAAGATTGGTTGGAAAAATTGCCCATAAAGTCAGAAATTAGCCCTAACTTACTTGAAGAATTGCAATTAGACGGTCATCTTTGGTCAGCCCCATTATATACAAGCAATATAGGCATTTTTTACAGACCTAAGCTTTTTGAAGCTGCGGGAATTACACAAACACCTAAAACTTGGGAAGAATTGAGGGAAGTTGCCAAAAAACTGACTATAGACCGCAATGGCGATAATCGACCAGAACAGTACGGAATTGTACTGCCTTTAGGGAAGGGAGAATGGACTGTTTTTAGTTGGTTTCCTTTTTTATTGAGCGGTGGGGGAGAAGTATTAAAAAATAAGCAGCCGGATTTAACGAACCCTGGAGCGCTGAAAGCCTTACAATTCTGGCAACAGCTATTAACAGATGGTTCAGCAATGCTTTCTTCTCCAGAGCGGGGTTATGAAGAGGATGCTTTTATAGCGGGTCGCGTTGCTATGCAAATTACGGGCCCTTGGACTTATATCACTAAATCTACAGTTGATTATGACGCGTTTCCCATACCTGAAAATGTTGCTCAAGCTACGGTGACAGGTGGCGGAAATATGTATGTAATGAAGACTACACCAGCCAGAGAACAAGCCGCACTCAAGTTTTTAGCGTATGTTTTGAGTGAAGAATTCCAAAAAGAATGGAGTATCGGCACCGGTTTTTTACCAGTTAATCTTAAAGCTGCTCAAAGTGAAGCTTATCAGCAATTCATCAACCAAAAACCTTGGTTAAAAGTGTTTATGGAACAAATTCCTCTAGCTGGCGCTCGACCGATTATTGCTGGATATAGTCGTCTTTCTGACAGTCTTGGTCGAGCTATCGAGGCGACATTGCTAGGTGAGTCTCCGGAAAAAGCACTCAAAATAGCACAAGAGCGTTTAGAAACTATTTGGGATAGCAATTAA